The nucleotide window AGGCGGCTCTGGCAAGATGGAAGCGCAAGTAAGTAATTTAGTTTCAATCATATACCTATCACAAGAATAAAATCTGTCATATTTCGCACCACTTCTTGCAATAAGGTGTTAAGATGGATTTCACCATGATCAACCATCCTCACCTTGCAAATTCAATCCTCACCGAGGCGGAAGCCAAGGCTTTACTGAAACCATATTTCCCCACGATAAAGAAGTGCATCGACGATGCGTGGGATGAGTGGCTCGCACTGGACAAGCGACACAGATTTGACAAGCGTGCCCGTGCTGCGTTTCTCCACTCAATGATTACACATAATGCTCTGGCGGCGTTCGCCAAGCATGAAGACGCGAAGACGGTTCCCGGCAATGGAACTTTCTGGCTCTACATTGGCGATCACATCAAGAGCAGGTTCAAGAAGCTCGATAGGAACAGACGGTATCGGAACTATCCGACCAATACACAGTTGAAGCTAGAGATTCAAGGAAACATTCCCGGTGTTTTACCTGGCACATACCTGACGCTCGGTTATTTGCTGGACCCGCTTGAACAAAAAGTAGCGCATCACCTCGTAACGCTTCAGATTCGTAAGAAGATTCTCTACGCAATCGACATTGATGCGGAGTTAGCATCGGCGACGGTTCCGGTAGTCCAAATCCCTGCTCCGGTGAAAACCGTGACAGAAGCACAAACCGAGAAACGGCGCGTTCGTCCACGTGGAGAACGGCGAGAAACAGAAGTAAAAGCGAAGAGCAAGGGAACGTTCGCAGGCGAATAGAGGGATTACATGGGCTCATTCAATCGAGAGATGTTGATTTTAGCTCGCGAATCGCGTGGCTACAGCCAATCGGAACTGGCTGGAGAAATTGGCATCAATCAAGCGACACTCTCAAAAATTGAGAACGGATTGCGCGAACCGACCGATGAACAGATCCGTCGGTTCGCAGCGTTCTTGGGATTTCGAAAGGAATTCTTTTTCCTACCAGAGCGCATAAAGAGGTTTGGAAGCGGATGCACATACCTGCGAGCGCGCAAACGCACTCCAGAAATGCGGTTACGTCAGTTGCTCGGAATTATCAATGTACGCCGTATCCAGTTGACCGGACTGCTCGCAGGCGTAGAACTGACGCCAGAGAATGAATTCCCACGTTTCGATATTGATGAACATGGGCCGCCAGAAAACATAGCCAGAAATGTTCGTGCAATATGGATGCTGCCTCCGGGTCCGATTCAAAATCTTACCCGTGCAATAGAAGACGCGGGTGGACTGATTCTCCGTTGTAACTTCCACACCAAGGATGTGGACGCGATCAGCCAATTCTTACCCGGTGGCACTCCGCTGTTTCTGGTTAACGATGCAATCCCTGCGGATCGACTACGTTGGACCATTGCACATGAACTCGGTCACCTAACGATGCATTACATTCCTAATTCGAACATGGAAAAAGAGGCCGATCAGTTTGCGGCTGAATTCTTAATGCCAGCGGACGAGATTAGGCCAGACTTGACGGAGGTTTCGCTGGCTAAACTGGCGACATTAAAACCCTACTGGAAAGTCTCAATGAATGCCTTGCTTAAACGGGCTGGCGATTTGGACCTCATAACCCCCCGGAAGCGGCAATTTCTTTGGACTCAGATGGGAAAGTCTGGATACCGCACCAATGAACCAATATCGCTGCCACCCGAAGAACCATCCCTGTTGGACGAAATGATAGCGACCTATAGCAAGGACCTCGGCTACAACATTGCCGAACTAAGCTCAATTGTCCATGAAGCGGAAGATAAAGTAAGAGACGTGTACCTCCCTAAACGGTTCAAACTACGGGCAGTTTAAGCAGATTTCCCTTGACAGACCGTGATTCTCAACCTTCTTGCTAAACCCATTCGTTAGCCGGGTGAAACGCCGGCTCTGATTCCAGAGCCACAAGCCAAGAAGCGCGGCCCTTACAAGAAAAATTCAAACTGACCCACTACCGAACTCCGGCCTTTCACCTCGATCTCGGAACGGTCCGCTGTCAACCCTCTATTTTCAGATTTAAGCCATGCAGAATCATAGATTTACCGTCGAAATTTCCGTAAGTGCATGAAAACAATAGCTCGCCAAAATGGGGGTGGGGTAAATCCATATCTTTCAAAGCATTAGCCTGTGAGCCTGGTTCATCTCCTCTGGACCCGCGACAGCGCAACCCTTGCCGCATGGTACCCGCACATGCCATGGACACCGCCCCCCGGCGGCGTAGAAGAAGAGCATAAAAAGATGCTCGGATCAGACGTGGAATAAGTTTTTCCGGTTGGGCGGAAGATGAATTGGGGGACATTAATCGCGCCACCCCCAATATCGCCGCCCACAAGATTGGCGTCCATTTTTTCGAGATCTGCTGGAGCGAAGACGCGGCGCGCGAGGACGCAGTCGCGGAACCCGGGAGCGAAGCGCTCGATCTGCGCTTCCATTCGCGACAGCATGTCAAACGTCGAGCCGTTGGGAACGTGACAGTAAGTCCACGCGATTTGCTTGCCCTCGGGCGCACGCGATGGATCGAAGAGCGTTGGTTGCGCGAGGATCATGAACGGCTTGTCGGCGTGCCAGCCGTGGCGCATCGCATGTTCCGACGACGCAATCTCCTCAAACGTTCCGCCGAGGTGAATCGTTGCGGCGCGCGAACACTCCTTCGCAGTCCACGGAATCGGCTGGCTCAGCGCATAGTCCACCTTGAAGACGCCCGGTCCGTAATGCCATCGCTCCAGGCGCTGCCTGAAGTCGTCGGTCAGGCGAGTGCCTGCGATCTGGATGAGCTGACGCGGTGTG belongs to Terriglobia bacterium and includes:
- a CDS encoding XRE family transcriptional regulator, giving the protein MGSFNREMLILARESRGYSQSELAGEIGINQATLSKIENGLREPTDEQIRRFAAFLGFRKEFFFLPERIKRFGSGCTYLRARKRTPEMRLRQLLGIINVRRIQLTGLLAGVELTPENEFPRFDIDEHGPPENIARNVRAIWMLPPGPIQNLTRAIEDAGGLILRCNFHTKDVDAISQFLPGGTPLFLVNDAIPADRLRWTIAHELGHLTMHYIPNSNMEKEADQFAAEFLMPADEIRPDLTEVSLAKLATLKPYWKVSMNALLKRAGDLDLITPRKRQFLWTQMGKSGYRTNEPISLPPEEPSLLDEMIATYSKDLGYNIAELSSIVHEAEDKVRDVYLPKRFKLRAV